The sequence TCACCAGCCTGCTGGCCGTGCCGGCGCTTGCGCTCGGCTTGTGGCTCTGGCTGGGCTACGGCATCGGCCTGGGTGCGGGCAACGGCTGGATGCACGCCAAGCTCGTGATCGTCTTGCTGGCATTGGCATACCACCACACCTGCGGCGTGATGCTCAAGCGGTTCTCTCAGGGCGCCAACCGCCGCAACCATGTCTGGTACCGCTGGTTCAACGAGGCGCCCGTGATCCTGCTGGTGATCGCGGTGATCCTGGTGGTCGTCAAACCATTTTGATGCTTTGAAAGCACGCTCCTCCGCCTGGCCGCTGGCGTTCGTGTTCGCCGGCATGGTGGTGTATGCCAGCCTGTACCCGTTCACTGGCTGGCGCGATCAGGGCGTGGTCCCGCTGGCCTTCCTGCAGGCGCCGCTGCCCCAGTACTGGACCGGCTTTGACATCGCCGCCAACCTGGTGGGCTACGCGCCGCTGGGTTTTTTGCTGGCGCTTGCCCTGCGGCGGTCGGATCAGGGACGCGGGACCTGGCTCGTGGCTTGGGGCCTTCCGGTGTTGCTGTCGCTGCTGGTGGAGACCTTGCAGAGCTACCTCCCCATGCGTGTGCCGTCCAATGTGGACTTGGCACTGAACGCTGTCGGCGCTGCGCTCGGGGTCATGTTGGCGTTGCTGATCGAGCGGCTGGGCGCCTTGCGCCGCTGGAGCCAGATCCGGGCGAACTGGTTCGAACCCTCGGCCCATGGCGGGCTGGTGCTGTTGGCGCTGTGGCCGTTTGCATTGCTGTATCCCCAACCCGTCCCGTTTGGCTTGGGGCAGGTCTGGGACCGTGTGGAATCCGGTCTGACCACGCTGTTGACGGACACGCCGTTTCTGGCCTGGGTGCCTGTTCGCGAGACGGAGCCGGCACCCTTGAGCCTGCTGACCGAGGCCTTCTGCATCGGCCTGTGTGTGCTGGCTCCCTTGCTCATGGGCTATGCCGAGATGCGCTCGCGGGTACGTCGGCTGGTGTTTTGTGGCTTGCTCGTCGGCGGCGCCGTGGCGGTGGCGGGCTTGTCGGCCGCACTGACCTACGGTCCTGACCACGCCTGGGCCTGGCTCACGCCCCAGGCGCAACTCGGACTGGTCCTGGCCCTGGTCTTGGGAGTGCTTTGTGTGGTCATGCCGCGCCGGCTGTGCAATGTGGTCATGCTGCTGTGCTTGGCGGTGTCGCTGAGCCTGCTCAATGACGCGCCGCTCAGCCCCTATTTCGCCCAATCACTGGAGGTCTGGGAGCAAGGCCGTTTCATCCGTTTCCACGGTCTGTCCCAATGGTTGGGCTGGTTGTGGCCCTTTGCCGCGCTCGTCTTTGGCCTGCTGTCGGTGTCCCGCCCAAGCACTGCGCCCACAGGCACCACCTAAAATCCTTTGTATGGCCGACAACAAGTCTTATTACGAACGTCACATCTTCTTTTGCCTCAACCAGCGGGACAACGGAGAAGCCTCTTGTGCACAGCACAAGGCGCAAGCCGCGTTCGATCGGTGCAAGTCGCAAGCCAAGGCACAGGGGCTGCTCGGCGCAGGCAAGGTGCGAGTGAACAAGGCGGGATGCCTCGACCGCTGCGCGGGCGGGCCGATCGCCGTGGTCTACCCGGAGGCGGTTTGGTACACCTATGTGGACGAACAGGACATCGACGAGATCGTCCAATCCCACCTGCGCGATGGTGTCGTGGTGCAGCGTCTGGTAACGCCCTCCGATGTGGGGCGCTGACCCATTGAGCCGGCATGAGCCGAGGTGATCCGACATGAATGCCCAGACCGAAATGCTGACCATGGCGGGCCCTGCGGGCCTGATCGAGTTGGCCATCGACCGCCCCGAAACTGCGCCCCGGGGCTCGGCGGTCATTGCACATCCCCATCCCCTGCACGGCGGCACACTCACCAACAAGGTGGTGCAGACGCTGGCGCGGGCCTGCGTCTTGTCCGGCTGGACCGCCGTCCGTTTCAATTTCAGGGGTGTGGGCGCCAGCGAGGGGGTGTACGACGAAGGGCGCGGCGAACTCGACGACTTGCTGGCCGTGGTTGCAGCCCAGGCCAGCGAAGGCCCGCTGTGCCTCGCCGGCTTTTCTTTCGGTGCTTTCGTCACCAGCCACGCAGCCGCTCGCCTGCACACATCGCGCGACATCCAGCGTCTCGTGTTGATCGGCACGGCGGCCAGTCGTTTTGAAGTCGCTGCCGTGCCCGCGGAACTCCACACCAGAACCCTGGTCGTTCATGGTGAGCAGGACGATACTGTTCCCCTGCCCAGCGTGATGGACTGGGCCCGACCCCAGGTGCTGCCCGTGACGGTGGTGCCGGGCGGTGGTCATTTCTTTCATGGCCAGCTTCCGATGTTGCGTGAGCTGGTGCTGCGCCACCTGCGAGCCTGAAGGGCCACGCAGGTTTCTTTTGATTCCCTTCCAAGGACCGGATTTTGTTGCGTCGTTTTTCTTCTTTTCTTGTTTCCGCCTTTCTGCTCGCCGGCTCGGTGTTGCCCGCATCGGCCCAGATGCCCCAGCCCCCCGATGTGGCGGCCAAGGCCTACCTGTTGATGGACGTCACGTCCGGTCAGGTGCTGGCCTCGATGAACCCGGACCAGTCGGTGGAGCCCGCATCCTTGACCAAGCTGATGACGGCCTACATCGTTTTTGACGCCCTCAAGGCCGGCAAGATCAGCCTCACGCAGACGTTTGGCGTGAGTGAGCGAGCCTGGAAAATGCCCGGTTCGCGCATGTTCATCGACCCCAAGATGCAGGTGCCGGTGGAAGACCTGATCAAGGGCATGATCGTGCAGTCGGGCAACGACGCCACCGTGGCGCTCGCCGAGGGCGTGGCGGGTTCTGTGGAGCGTTTCGTGGAACTCATGAACGTGCAGGCCAAGTCGCTGGGCATGAAATCGACCGGCTACCGCAACACAGAAGGTCTGACCGAAGCCGGGCACACCACCACCGCACGCGACCTGTCCATCCTGGCCAATCGCCTGATGACGGACTTCCCGCAGTACGTGCCGTACTACTCGATCCAGCGCTACCGCTACCCCGGCACGCCGGCAACCAACGACACCAACCGCAACCTGCTGCTGTTTCGCGACCCCAGCGTGGACGGCCTGAAGACCGGGCACACGAACGCTGCCGGCTACTGCCTGGTGGCCACGGCGCGCCGTCAGGTGGCCGGTTTGGGAGAAGGAGCACAGGGCCAGCGGCGCCTGATCAGCGTCTTGCTGGGTGCCACCAGCGAAAACGCCCGGGCCGCCGAGACCCAGAAGCTGTTGAACTGGGGCTACACCGCGTTTGACGCCGTACGCCTGTTCCCCGCCGGTCAGCCGGTGGCCACACCCCGCATCTGGAAGGGCAAGGCCGAGCAGGTCAAGCTGGGCCGCGCCGAGGGTGTGGTGGTGTCGGTGCCTGCGGGTGAAGGCGCTCGCCTGAAAACCGAGGTGCTGCGCCCCGATCCGCTGGTCGCTCCGCTCAACCGCGGTGAAGCGCTCGGCACGCTGCGCGTGACCATGGCCAGCGGCGCTACCGTGGCCGAGATCCCACTCGTCGTCATGGAAACCGTGGAAGAAAGCGGCGTCTTCGGCCGCGCCTGGGACGCCATCCGTCTCTGGATTCAGTAAGGCACCGGCCCCTGCATTGCCAGGGAGCCACCCCCGTGCTACATTAGCGGGCTTTTCGGAATTTTCCGAAGAGCTTTCCGTTTTCGCTTTTTTCAAACGTTTAGGGACGTTTTCAATGCCAACCATCAATCAACTCGTGCGCCACGGCCGGGAGGTCGAAAAGACCAAATCCAAGAGCCCGGCCATGGAAAACTCTCCGCAGCGTCGCGGTGTGTGCACCCGTGTGTACACCACGACCCCCAAGAAGCCCAACTCCGCTCTGCGTAAAGTCGCCAAAGTGCGCCTGACCAACGGTTTTGAGGTGATTTCCTACATCGGCGGCGAAGGCCACAACCTCCAGGAACACAGCGTCGTGCTGGTTCGCGGTGGTCGTGTCAAGGACTTGCCTGGTGTGCGTTATCACATCGTGCGTGGATCGCTCGATTTGCAAGGCGTGAAAGACCGCAAGCAGTCGCGCTCCAAGTACGGCGCGAAGAAGCCCAAAGTCAAGTAATCCTGGCGCTGAGCCTGGTTCGAATTCAAGGTGCTGTTTACCGCGTGGCGCGGTGAATCAGCGTAGTGACCCGAAGCGCGGAATTGTCCGTGTGGGTCGAGTAAGTGGGGGTTCCAATGACCTCCGCGGTACCTGCCAAGGTGCCAACTGAAGCAATATGAGGT is a genomic window of Hydrogenophaga sp. RAC07 containing:
- the rpsL gene encoding 30S ribosomal protein S12 translates to MPTINQLVRHGREVEKTKSKSPAMENSPQRRGVCTRVYTTTPKKPNSALRKVAKVRLTNGFEVISYIGGEGHNLQEHSVVLVRGGRVKDLPGVRYHIVRGSLDLQGVKDRKQSRSKYGAKKPKVK
- a CDS encoding alpha/beta hydrolase codes for the protein MNAQTEMLTMAGPAGLIELAIDRPETAPRGSAVIAHPHPLHGGTLTNKVVQTLARACVLSGWTAVRFNFRGVGASEGVYDEGRGELDDLLAVVAAQASEGPLCLAGFSFGAFVTSHAAARLHTSRDIQRLVLIGTAASRFEVAAVPAELHTRTLVVHGEQDDTVPLPSVMDWARPQVLPVTVVPGGGHFFHGQLPMLRELVLRHLRA
- a CDS encoding VanZ family protein; its protein translation is MKARSSAWPLAFVFAGMVVYASLYPFTGWRDQGVVPLAFLQAPLPQYWTGFDIAANLVGYAPLGFLLALALRRSDQGRGTWLVAWGLPVLLSLLVETLQSYLPMRVPSNVDLALNAVGAALGVMLALLIERLGALRRWSQIRANWFEPSAHGGLVLLALWPFALLYPQPVPFGLGQVWDRVESGLTTLLTDTPFLAWVPVRETEPAPLSLLTEAFCIGLCVLAPLLMGYAEMRSRVRRLVFCGLLVGGAVAVAGLSAALTYGPDHAWAWLTPQAQLGLVLALVLGVLCVVMPRRLCNVVMLLCLAVSLSLLNDAPLSPYFAQSLEVWEQGRFIRFHGLSQWLGWLWPFAALVFGLLSVSRPSTAPTGTT
- a CDS encoding D-alanyl-D-alanine carboxypeptidase family protein, whose translation is MLRRFSSFLVSAFLLAGSVLPASAQMPQPPDVAAKAYLLMDVTSGQVLASMNPDQSVEPASLTKLMTAYIVFDALKAGKISLTQTFGVSERAWKMPGSRMFIDPKMQVPVEDLIKGMIVQSGNDATVALAEGVAGSVERFVELMNVQAKSLGMKSTGYRNTEGLTEAGHTTTARDLSILANRLMTDFPQYVPYYSIQRYRYPGTPATNDTNRNLLLFRDPSVDGLKTGHTNAAGYCLVATARRQVAGLGEGAQGQRRLISVLLGATSENARAAETQKLLNWGYTAFDAVRLFPAGQPVATPRIWKGKAEQVKLGRAEGVVVSVPAGEGARLKTEVLRPDPLVAPLNRGEALGTLRVTMASGATVAEIPLVVMETVEESGVFGRAWDAIRLWIQ
- a CDS encoding (2Fe-2S) ferredoxin domain-containing protein; this translates as MADNKSYYERHIFFCLNQRDNGEASCAQHKAQAAFDRCKSQAKAQGLLGAGKVRVNKAGCLDRCAGGPIAVVYPEAVWYTYVDEQDIDEIVQSHLRDGVVVQRLVTPSDVGR
- a CDS encoding CopD family protein, encoding MLWVKSFHIVFVASWFAGLFYLPRIFVNLAMVPPESVAERERLLLMARKLMRFTSLLAVPALALGLWLWLGYGIGLGAGNGWMHAKLVIVLLALAYHHTCGVMLKRFSQGANRRNHVWYRWFNEAPVILLVIAVILVVVKPF